The window TGAGAGTGTTTTTATTTTACCTCGTATAGTTGCCAATACACCCTATATATGGTAATATATGGTTATTAATTTGTTTAATAATGAGTGGTGATTTCATGAACGAGGTAATTGGAAAAACAATGTCTATTTTATATCGATATCGTCAGATGATTATTAATCATAAATTAAGGCCTTATGGACTTGGGAGTGGGCAGCATATCTTTTTAATTAACATTGCTAGACATGAAGGAATCAATCAAAAGGATTTAACTCATTTAGTAAAAATTGATAAGGCGACAACAGCAAAGGCTTTAAAGAAACTAGAAGACAGTGGTTATATTTATCGTCAATGCGATGAAGGGGATCGCCGATACAATCAACTTTTTTTAACAACAAAAGGGCATGAAATGATGCCGATTATTGTATCTACTTTAGGAGAGATTACAGATAGCTTGATTGAAGGATTAACAGAAGAAGAGCAGAATTATTTCTCAAAGTGTTTAGATACAATGCTAGATAACGCGCTTCATGTCGTTGATCAGTTAAGAAATGAGAAATAGATAATGAATTTGATGAGTATTTGATAACAGAGTCGTTGCAAATACTTGTATAGAAGGGGGATTATAGTTAATGAATCGGCAAAAGCTTTTAGGAGAAGAAAAAATTTCAAAGTTATTAATTCAATTTTCAGTGCCAGCTATTATTG of the Turicibacter sp. TJ11 genome contains:
- a CDS encoding MarR family winged helix-turn-helix transcriptional regulator, whose product is MNEVIGKTMSILYRYRQMIINHKLRPYGLGSGQHIFLINIARHEGINQKDLTHLVKIDKATTAKALKKLEDSGYIYRQCDEGDRRYNQLFLTTKGHEMMPIIVSTLGEITDSLIEGLTEEEQNYFSKCLDTMLDNALHVVDQLRNEK